CGCGCAAACTGGCCGCACGCCAGGGCGTGGACCTCGCCGCCGTTCCGGGCACCGGTGTCCGCGGTAAAGTGATGAAGGAGGATGTCCTCCGCGCCGCCGGCCAAGGCGCGCCCCCCAAGTCGCCACAAGCGACTCGACCGGGCGAGGCGGGCAACATTGTTCCCTTGACCCTGATGCGCCGGGTCATCGCCCAGCGCATGAGCGAATCGAAGCAGACGATTCCTTGCTATTACCTGGAGATGGACGCCGACGTGACCGACCTCGTCGCCCTGCGCACCAAACTGAACGCCGAGGGCGGGCCGAAGGTCGCTTTCAACGATTTCGTCATCAAGGCGTGCGGGAAGGCGCTGCGGCTTTTCTCCGCCGTCAACAGCCGATGGGCGTCCGGCGGCGTCGAACGCCGCACCGAAGTGAACGTCGGCCTTGCCGTCGCCCTGGATGAGGGCCTCATTGTCCCCGTGGTTCGCGAGGCGGACAAGAAGTCGCTCCGCCAGGTTGCCGCCGAGACCGCCGACCTGGCCGCCCGCGCGAGGGCGAACCGCCTCCGCCCCGATGAGTATCAGGACGGCTGCATGACCGTCACGAACCTGGGCATGTTCGGCATCCGGAGTTTCATCCCGATCGTCAACCCAGGCGAGAGCACCATCCTCGGTCTGGGGATGATTGAGGACCGCGTCGTCGGGCGTCAGGGCACTATCGAAATCCGCAAAGTGATGACGCTGACGCTCGCCGCGGACCATCGCCTCGTGGACGGCGCGGTGGGCGCGCAGTTTCTGGAAACGATTCGCGACGCCCTCGAGGCGCCCGGCCAACTCGCCGAGTAGCGGCGGCGCGTTCGAGGCGGAAAATGCAAACGACCCCGGCCTTTCGCAGGTCGGGGTCGCTTGCTTTGGACGGAGGCTTAGTATCCTATGGTCAGGTAGATGGCGTAGCCGACGCCGCCGAGCGCCGCCGACGCCAGCAGCACCGCCAGCATCGCCAGTCGGCCCAGCCGCCGATGCGTCCGGAGGACGAGCGTCTGATAGGTTTCGAGGACTTCGCGGTGGGCGGTTTCGAGCCGGGCGATGCACACCAGGTGCCGCTGGGCGCTTTCCTCGACGCTCCTCAGTGCTCCCCGCATGCCCGCGAGGCCGTCCACCGTCGCTTCCGCCAGCCGCGTCTGCTGTTCCAGGAGGTCGTTGGTGCGTTTCGTGACGGCCGCCTGGTCGGTTGCGAGGTCGGGCAGTTGGCGGACGGACTCGGCGAGCGATCGGGTCGCGTCGCGGTGGCCTTCGAGTTCGCGCCCGATCTTATCCAGGGCCTTCGCGCCGGCCGCGCTCGCCGCCAGCGATTCGGCAATCCGTTCCGGCAGCGTGTTCAGCAACCGGATCCATTCCGGGTTGGGCTCCGGGCGCTGCGCGTCCGGCGCCTTGCCGGTTTCCGTGGCGACGGCCGTGGTCTGGGCGCCGGGCCCGCCGGCCGCGGGCGCCGCCGGCCTGCCGTCGAATGCCGAGGAAATCGGCGGCACCGCCGTGGCGCTCCCGCCGGCGCCGGCCAGGAGGAGCCCCGCCGCCGGCGCGGT
The sequence above is drawn from the Planctomycetota bacterium genome and encodes:
- a CDS encoding dihydrolipoamide acetyltransferase family protein, with protein sequence TLEVESYYRGTLLKILAPEGVELPVGALIAVVGDPGEKIPASVLAEAGAAPAKRVAKRAAGAVPSAAAEVAAVAPVAPAVAEGGRIKVSPRARRRARELGVGLAGIRGSGPGGRIVEADVEAAARTAAAVKASPLARKLAARQGVDLAAVPGTGVRGKVMKEDVLRAAGQGAPPKSPQATRPGEAGNIVPLTLMRRVIAQRMSESKQTIPCYYLEMDADVTDLVALRTKLNAEGGPKVAFNDFVIKACGKALRLFSAVNSRWASGGVERRTEVNVGLAVALDEGLIVPVVREADKKSLRQVAAETADLAARARANRLRPDEYQDGCMTVTNLGMFGIRSFIPIVNPGESTILGLGMIEDRVVGRQGTIEIRKVMTLTLAADHRLVDGAVGAQFLETIRDALEAPGQLAE